The Salvelinus alpinus chromosome 35, SLU_Salpinus.1, whole genome shotgun sequence genome window below encodes:
- the csf3r gene encoding granulocyte colony-stimulating factor receptor — MASAWITMFATLLLAFVNGTKDEVHTSPSVRVHTSTPVVALGSPVTASCIIRDDCPLIKGAVWHLNHIVWHLNQHLIPSSPAAGNESGRPSAAANESGWISTVLYSVANQSGWNSTVFIPSFTDTKGYLTCCVLHTFPCQIVGAVEIRAGFPPPAPQNLSCLTNLTKPETLSCQWDPGQDTHLPTQYTLYTEIRDLPESNTYMLPPGVHHYKIPRTGFVLFSEIEIYVKAVNALGQATSTPLLLEPMESAKFDPPKVLKVQAETNRYGCLRLSWGLSEQQAWVTTVTLEVRLKTANSKQWSEEPVPVQRLIRQRPMEVCRLLHGTEYHIQIRVRYHQSPWSEWSNSNTAVTLERAPTGRLDSWMKVSREQSQKSLSVHLFWKPSKQFRANGKILSYVVSRQRQPTKKGQLCVTLDSHCVFQLPKGARKVFLSAGNAAGTSSPTEVEVFQHRGLAAVSDVIVLPHDESSLLVQWTSIHSSSVTGYVVEWRPLWKMDPALVLFDHIDRNQSSTLISESIEPYNPYGISVYPRYKDGIGLPQTVEAYSRQKAPSAAPNLRVRETLHSRIELTWEEIPLCQRNGIVQSYQIFYWDEQGNTKVVTAELENRRVVLRELDRSSSYKAFIMVSTGGGSLNGSEVTLKTEPIDAFAIILIVISSSGGLSLLIIISVLVCFSTHERLKMCFWPKIPDPANSSIKRWTTLESMQDIPPVEDMQESSLVYLSHLSLLDLPKKGLEKRGAEITDDPWCRCSDTSDPGESICGSPHDLSPSYIGSHQHSVPYATVVFDSPYSIQPPSQSHAYMRSESTQPLLEEELEEPSSPKDYQNVPVRGTSGEQVSFRECLNDGPGRGEICILWDDFPLLRALETNDVQSE; from the exons ATGGCATCAGCCTGGATAACAATGTTTGCCACGCTGCTGCTGGCATTTGTAAACGGAACGAAAGATG AGGTTCACACGTCTCCATCTGTGCGGGTACACACTTCCACCCCTGTGGTGGCCTTGGGGTCACCGGTGACTGCCTCTTGTATCATCAGAGATGACTGCCCACTCATAAAGGGGGCAGTCTGGCACCTCAACCACATTGTCTGGCACCTCAACCAACACCTTATTCCCAGCAGTCCTGCAGCAGGCAATGAGAGTGGTAGACCCTCTGCAGCGGCCAATGAAAGTGGCTGGATCTCCACCGTTTTATATTCGGTGGCCAATCAGAGTGGCTGGAACTCAACAGTGTTTATACCTAGCTTCACGGACACCAAGGGATATCTCACGTGCTGTGTCCTCCACACCTTCCCGTGCCAGATCGTAGGAGCAGTGGAGATAAGAGCTGGAT TTCCACCCCCAGCACCACAGAACCTTAGCTGCCTGACTAACCTGACCAAACCGGAAACCCTCTCATGCCAATGGGACCCAGGACAGGACACCCACCTGCCCACACAGTACACTCTCTACACTGAGATCAG GGACTTACCAGAGAGCAACACGTACATGCTGCCGCCAGGGGTACATCACTACAAGATACCACGGACCGGCTTTGTTCTCTTCTCAGAGATAGAAATATATGTCAAGGCGGTGAACGCCTTGGGTCAAGCCACCTCAACACCTTTGCTTCTGGAGCCGATGGAGTCAG CCAAGTTTGACCCTCCAAAAGTTCTGAAGGTCCAAGCAGAGACAAACAGGTATGGCTGCCTAAGGCTCAGCTGGGGTCTCTCTGAACAGCAAGCGTGGGTGACCACTGTGACCTTGGAGGTGCGGCTGAAAACAGCAAACAGCAAGCAGTGGAGTGAAGAACCA GTCCCAGTGCAACGCTTGATACGCCAGAGACCCATGGAGGTGTGTCGCCTGCTCCACGGGACAGAGTACCACATCCAGATACGGGTCAGGTATCACCAGAGTCCATGGAGCGAATGGAGTAACAGCAATACTGCAGTCACGCTTGAGAGGG CTCCCACTGGACGACTCGACTCTTGGATGAAGGTATCTAGGGAGCAGAGTCAAAAGTCTCTCAGTGTACACTTGTTTTGGAAG CCATCGAAGCAGTTCCGTGCCAATGGCAAGATCCTGTCCTATGTTGTCTCGCGCCAGAGACAACCCACGAAAAAGGGACAGTTGTGCGTCACATTGGATAGCCACTGTGTTTTCCAGCTTCCTAAGGGCGCAAGGAAAGTGTTCCTCAGCGCTGGGAACGCTGCAGGGACATCCAGCCCTACGGAGGTGGAAGTGTTTCAACACAGGG GTCTGGCAGCAGTCTCTGACGtcattgtccttcctcatgatgagAGCTCTCTACTGGTCCAGTGGACAAGCATACATTCATCCAGTGTCACAGGCTATGTGGTGGAGTGGAGGCCATTGTGGAAAATGGACCCTGCCCTCGTCTTGTTTGACCACATTGACAGGAATCAATCCAGCACTCTAATATCAG AGAGCATCGAGCCATACAATCCCTATGGGATCTCTGTGTATCCTAGGTATAAGGACGGGATTGGCCTTCCTCAGACCGTCGAGGCGTACTCTAGACAAAAGG CCCCATCTGCCGCCCCAAATCTGAGGGTGAGGGAGACGTTGCATTCTCGTATTGAGCTTACCTGGGAGGAGATTCCACTATGCCAGAGGAATGGGATCGTGCAGAGCTACCAGATCTTCTACTGGGATGAGCAGGGAAACACCAAAG TTGTGACTGCTGAGCTGGAAAACAGGAGGGTGGTTCTACGAGAGCTCGACCGTTCATCCTCATACAAAGCCTTTATTATGGTTAGCACAGGTGGCGGGAGTCTGAACGGATCAGAGGTTACACTCAAAACTGAACCAATAG ATGCCTTTGCTATCATCTTGATAGTTATTTCCTCTAGTGGTGGGCTGTCATTGCTCATCATTATCTCAGTTCTGGTCTGCTTCTCAACACATGAACG GTTGAAGATGTGCTTTTGGCCCAAGATCCCCGACCCTGCCAACAGCAGCATCAAGAGGTGGACCACATTGGAGTCAATGCAG GATATTCCCCCTGTTGAGGACATGCAGGAATCCAGCCTGGTCTATCTCTCCCATCTCAGCCTCCTGGACCTGCCCAAGAAGGGTCTCGAGAAGAGGGGTGCCGAGATCACCGATGACCCCTGGTGCCGCTGCAGTGACACCAGTGACCCGGGTGAGTCCATATGTGGCTCCCCCCATGACCTCAGCCCTAGCTACATAGGGTCACACCAACACTCTGTTCCGTATGCCACTGTGGTCTTTGATAGCCCATACTCAATTCAGCCACCAAGCCAATCCCATGCCTACATGCGCTCAGAGTCCACACAGCCACTCCTGGAGGAGGAGCTCGAGGAGCCCTCTAGCCCAAAGGACTACCAGAATGTTCCCGTCCGTGGGACATCTGGGGAGCAAGTTTCCTTTAGAGAATGCCTGAATGACGGCCCAGGAAGGGGAGAGATATGCATTCTTTGGGATGACTTTCCCTTGCTTAGGGCTTTGGAAACGAATGATGTTCAAAGTGAATAA